The following coding sequences are from one Epinephelus fuscoguttatus linkage group LG5, E.fuscoguttatus.final_Chr_v1 window:
- the prss16 gene encoding thymus-specific serine protease, giving the protein MALQRFGLFVCNVTLFVLLLSVLVDGEGQFKGFRRFSREQETNQRAVFEQQWFTQKLDHFNGADTREWKQRYFVNEAFYRPGGPVFLMIGGEGPANPAWMQSGTWLTYAEKLGALCLMLEHRFYGESHPTIDLSTDNLRFLSSRQALADLAHFRTVMAQARGLINRKWVAFGGSYPGSLAAWFRLKYPHLVHASVATSAPVYATVNFPEYLEVVWRSLASENAECPLMVKKASDTLVELLKDPKTYDNITKDFNLCSKLQIQTEMDSAYFLEMLAGNFMDVVQYNEDNRGFEGVIGTNITIKVLCGIMGDTSLGDPYARYVAVARLMMDTFFIKCLDASYSNCLRDMTNTSWVGPAAGGGRQWVYQTCTEFGFYQSTDSPNQPFTGFPLVYHVKQCADFYNISAEQLAEAVAQTNEYYGAYDIRSSRIILPNGSIDPWHALGITQDISPELPAVFIKGTAHCANMYPARSEDLPQLALARDHIFLMLQKWLSQ; this is encoded by the exons ATGGCTCTGCAGAGGTTTGGGTTGTTTGTGTGTAACGTCAccttgtttgtgttgttgttgtctgtgcTTGTTGATGGAGAGGGACAGTTTAAAGGCTTCAGGAGGTTCAGTCGGGAGCAGGAAACCAACCAGAGAGCTGTGTTTGAGCAGCAGTGGTTCACTCAGAAACTGGATCACTTCAATGGAGCAGACACCAGAGAGTGGAAGCAG AGGTACTTTGTAAATGAAGCCTTCTACAGACCAGGCGGTCCAGTGTTCCTGATGATAGGAGGAGAGGGTCCGGCCAATCCAGCCTGGATGCAGTCCGGCACCTGGCTCACCTATGCTGAGAAACTGGGAGCTCTTTGCTTGATGCTGGAGCATCGCTTCTACGGAGAGAGTCACCCAACCAT TGACCTCAGCACAGACAACCTGCGTTTCCTCAGCAGCCGTCAGGCGCTGGCAGACCTGGCACACTTCCGCACTGTGATGGCGCAGGCTCGAGGGCTGATCAACAGGAAGTGGGTCGCGTTCGGTGGGTCGTACCCGGGGTCTCTTGCTGCTTGGTTCAGGCTGAAGTATCCTCACCTGGTCCATGCCTCTGTGGCCACGAGTGCACCGGTTTATGCTACTGTTAACTTCCCAG AGTACTTGGAGGTTGTGTGGCGTTCGCTGGCCTCAGAGAACGCAGAGTGCCCACTGATGGTAAAGAAGGCTTCAGATACCCTCGTGGAGCTCCTGAAGGACCCCAAGACCTACGACAACATCACCAAAGACTTCAA CTTGTGTTCCAAACTGCAGATCCAGACAGAGATGGACTCGGCCTACTTCCTGGAAATGCTGGCTGGCAACTTCATGGATGTGGTGCAGTACAATGAAGACAACAGGGGGTTTGAG GGTGTGATAGGCACCAACATCACCATCAAGGTGCTGTGTGGCATAATGGGCGACACCTCCCTCGGAGATCCTTATGCCCGCTATGTTGCTGTGGCTCGCCTGATGATGGACACCTTCTTTATCAAATGCCTGGATGCCAGCTACAGTAACTGCCTCAGAGACATGACTAACACATCTTGGGTTGGGCcggctgcaggaggag ggAGACAGTGGGTCTACCAGACCTGCACTGAATTTGGATTCTATCAGAGCACCGATTCGCCCAACCAGCCATTCACTGGCTTCCCTCTTGT GTATCACGTGAAACAGTGTGCAGACTTCTACAACATCAGCGCTGAGCAGCTGGCAGAGGCCGTAGCCCAAACCAATGAGTATTACGGTGCCTATGACATCCGCTCCTCCAGAATAATTCTTCCCAACGGGTCCATAGACCCCTGGCACGCCTTGGGAATCACCCAGGACATCTCTCCTGAGCTCCCTGCTGTTTTCATCAAAG GAACAGCCCACTGTGCCAACATGTACCCTGCCAGGAGCGAGGACCTCCCCCAGCTGGCTCTGGCCCGTGACCACATCTTCTTAATGCTCCAGAAGTGGCTGAGCCAGTGA
- the psmd2 gene encoding 26S proteasome non-ATPase regulatory subunit 2 yields MEEAKNKENKQPEKTDEKDKDKEKGQQSSGKDKEKKEEQELSEEDKQLQEDLEMMVERLGEKNTALYRPALEELRRQIRSSTTSMTSVPKPLKFLRPHYGKLKEIYDGMAPGENKRFCADVVSVLAMTMSGERECLKYRLLGSQEELASWGHEYVRHLAGEVAKEWQEVEENDKTQQETLLKLVKEIVPYNMAHNAEHEACDLLMEIERLDMLEDYIDENAYGKVCLYLTSCVSYVPEPENSALLRCALNIFRKFNRYPEALRLALMLNDVELVENIFTSCKDIVIQKQMAFMLGRHGMFLELNEDVEDYEDLTEIMSNVQLNSNFLALARELDIMEPKVPDDIYKTHLENNRFGGSGSQVDSARMNLASSFVNGFVNAAFGQDKLLTDDGNKWLYKNKDHGMLSAAASLGMILLWDVDGGLTQIDKYLYSSEDYIKSGALLACGIVNSGVRNECDPALALLSDYVLHNSNVMRIGAIFGLGLAYAGSNREDVLSLLLPVMGDSKSSMEVVGVTALACGMIAVGSCNGDVTSTIVQTIMEKSEQELKDTYARWLPLGLGLNHLGKGEAIETTLAALQVVPEPFRSFANTLVDICAYAGSGNVLKVQQLLHICSEHYEAKEKEKEEDKDKKDKKDKDKKETSADMGSHQGVAVLGIALIAMGEEIGSEMALRTFGHLLRYGEPTLRRAVPLALALISVSNPRLNILDTLSKFSHDADPEVSHNSIFAMGMVGSGTNNARLAAMLRQLAQYHAKDPNNLFMVRLAQGLTHLGKGTLTLCPYHSDRQLMSQVAVAGLLTVLVSFLDVKNIILGKSHYILYGLVAAMQPRMLVTFDEELRPLPVSVRVGQAVDVVGQAGKPKAITGFQTHTTPVLLAHGERAELATEEYLPVTPILEGFVILRKNPNYET; encoded by the exons ATGGAGGaggcaaaaaacaaagagaataaGCAGCCCGAAAAGACCGATGAGAAGGACAAGGACAAGGAGAAGGGGCAGCAGTCCTCCGGGAAGGAcaaggagaagaaagaggagcaAGAGTTG TCAGAGGAAGACAAGCAGTTACAAGAGGACCTGGAGATGATGGTGGAGAGACTGGGT GAGAAGAACACAGCGCTGTACCGTCCTGCATTGGAAGAGCTGCGCAGACAGATCCGTTCCTCTACCACTTCCATGACCTCAGTCCCCAAGCCCCTCAAATTCCTGCGCCCACACTATGGCAAGCTCAAAGAGATCTACGACGGCATGGCTCCAGGAGAGAACAAG CGTTTCTGTGCGGATGTGGTGTCAGTGTTGGCCATGACCATGAGCGGTGAGAGGGAGTGTTTGAAGTACCGTCTGCTGGGCTCCCAAGAAGAGCTGGCCTCCTGGGGTCACGAATATGTCAG GCACCTGGCTGGAGAGGTGGCTAAAGAAtggcaggaggtggaggagaacgACAAGACGCAGCAGGAGACACTGCTGAAACTAGTGAAGGAGATTGTGCCCTACAACATGGCCCACAATGCCGAGCATGAGGCGTGTGACCTGCTGATGGAGATTGAGAGGCTGGACATGCTGGAGGACTACATCGATGAAAATGCCTATGGCAAAGTCTGCCTGTACCTCACTAG CTGTGTGAGTTACGTTCCCGAGCCAGAAAACTCAGCGCTGCTGAGATGTGCCCTGAACATCTTCAGGAAGTTCAACCGTTATCCAGAGGCCCTGCGCCTGGCCCTGATGCTCAACGATGTGGAGCTCGTAGAAAACATCTTCACATCCTGCAAAGACAT AGTTATCCAGAAGCAGATGGCCTTCATGCTGGGTCGCCATGGCATGTTCCTGGAGCTCAATGAGGACGTAGAGGACTACGAGGACTTGACAGAGATCATGTCCAACGTGCAGCTCAACAGCAACTTCCTGGCCCTGGCCAGAGAG TTGGACATCATGGAACCCAAAGTCCCAGACGACATCTACAAAACACACTTGGAAAACAACA GGTTTGGAGGCAGTGGCTCCCAGGTGGACTCCGCTCGTATGAACTTGGCCTCTTCCTTTGTGAACGGCTTCGTCAACGCAGCCTTCGGACAGGACAAGCTGCTCACAGACGACGGCAACAAATGGCTGTACAAGAACAAGGACCACg GTATGTTGAGCGCTGCAGCCTCCCTGGGTATGATCCTGCTGTGGGACGTGGACGGTGGTCTGACACAGATCGACAAATATCTTTATTCCTCTGAGGACTACATCAAG TCTGGTGCCCTGTTGGCCTGTGGCATTGTCAACTCAGGTGTGAGGAATGAATGTGACCCAGCCCTCGCCCTGCTCTCTGACTACGTCCTCCACAACAGCAACGTCATGAGGATAGGAGCCATCTTTGG ACTGGGGTTGGCCTACGCTGGCTCCAACAGAGAAGATGTCCTTTCTCTGCTCCTCCCTGTCATGGGCGACTCTAAATCCAGCATGGAG GTTGTTGGAGTTACGGCGCTGGCATGCGGTATGATCGCAGTAGGGTCTTGTAATGGTGATGTGACCTCCACCATCGTCCAGACCATCATGGAGAAGAGTGAACAGGAGCTGAAAGACACGTATGCCCGCTGGTTGCCTTTAGGCCTTGGACTCAACCACCTGG GTAAAGGAGAGGCGATTGAGACGACCCTGGCAGCTCTACAGGTCGTACCTGAACCTTTCCGCAGCTTTGCCAACACCCTAGTGGATATCTGTGCATATGCAG GTTCTGGTAATGTGCTGAAGGTGCAGCAGCTTCTCCACATCTGCAGCGAGCACTATGAAGCCAAGgagaaggaaaaagaggaggacaaGGACAAGAAGGATAAGAAGGACAAAGATAAGaaggagacctctgctgacaTGGGCTCCCACCAG gGTGTGGCTGTTCTCGGTATTGCTCTGATTGCCATGGGAGAGGAGATTGGTTCTGAAATGGCACTGCGGACATTTGGACATCTG CTGCGTTATGGTGAACCCACCCTGAGGCGAGCGGTGCCCCTCGCCCTGGCTCTCATATCCGTGTCCAACCCTCGTCTGAACATCTTGGACACCCTCAGCAAGTTCTCCCACGACGCCGACCCCGAGGTGTCACACAACTCCATCTTTGCCATGGGCATGGTGGGCAGCG GCACAAATAATGCCCGTCTGGCTGCCATGCTGCGGCAACTGGCACAGTATCATGCCAAAGACCCCAACAATCTCTTCATGGTCCGACTGGCTCAG GGTCTGACTCACCTGGGCAAAGGCACACTGACACTCTGTCCCTACCATAGCGACAGGCAGCTGATGAGTCAGGTCGCCGTGGCTGGACTGCTCACTGTGCTCGTTTCCTTCCTCGACGTTAAGAACA TAATCCTGGGGAAGTCTCACTACATTCTCTACGGCCTGGTCGCAGCCATGCAGCCACGTATGCTGGTCACCTTCGATGAGGAGCTACGACCACTGCCTGTGTCCGTCAGAGTCGGACAG GCCGTGGATGTCGTGGGCCAGGCAGGAAAGCCAAAGGCCATCACAGGTTTCCAGACCCACACCACGCCAGTGTTGCTGGCTCATGGCGAGAGGGCTGAGCTGGCCACAGAGGAGTACCTCCCTGTCACCCCCATCCTGGAGGGCTTCGTCATCCTCCGCAAGAACCCCAACTATGAAACCTAG